The following are encoded together in the Variovorax sp. PBS-H4 genome:
- a CDS encoding Bug family tripartite tricarboxylate transporter substrate binding protein: MNDIRYSRRTFLVSSGAAATWLALPAGAQPAATGWRPTRPVRLVVPYPPGGGIDIVARFIAPRMQERLGQPVVIENRGGAVGMIGSENVYRAAPDGLSFVVASADTHSINPHVYADIRYNAREFAAAAPIATLDYMLVGRPGLEAGSMKELAELGKKRELTFASSGVGSSAQVVTEALKSRYGLKMLHVPFGGSAPAAAAVMGEQVDLVMLPIAIALANRSKVKVFGVASDKRFEGAPDIPSLAEQGFPIGLEPAWIGLMAPPRTPPEILREVNLIVGEIVRDPEAKKRLTTLGLAPYTATMEEFAAHVNAEYDRWGKVVRAAEVKADSPK, from the coding sequence ATGAACGACATTCGGTATTCACGGCGCACATTCCTGGTTTCTTCCGGCGCCGCGGCCACGTGGTTGGCGCTGCCGGCAGGTGCCCAGCCCGCAGCGACCGGTTGGCGACCGACGCGGCCCGTGCGGCTGGTCGTGCCTTACCCGCCTGGCGGCGGCATCGACATCGTCGCGCGCTTCATCGCGCCGCGGATGCAGGAGCGGCTGGGCCAACCCGTGGTGATCGAGAATCGCGGCGGCGCGGTCGGCATGATCGGCTCGGAGAACGTCTACCGCGCGGCGCCCGACGGCCTGAGCTTCGTGGTGGCCAGCGCAGACACCCATTCGATCAATCCGCATGTCTACGCGGACATCCGCTACAACGCGCGGGAGTTCGCGGCTGCGGCGCCGATCGCGACGCTGGACTACATGCTGGTGGGCCGCCCCGGACTCGAGGCCGGGAGCATGAAGGAGCTCGCGGAGCTCGGCAAGAAGCGCGAGCTGACCTTCGCATCGAGCGGCGTGGGTTCGTCCGCGCAGGTGGTGACCGAGGCACTGAAGTCGCGCTACGGCCTGAAGATGCTGCATGTCCCGTTCGGCGGTTCCGCCCCCGCGGCTGCGGCGGTGATGGGTGAACAGGTCGACCTGGTCATGCTGCCGATCGCGATCGCGTTGGCGAACCGCTCGAAGGTGAAGGTATTCGGTGTCGCTTCGGACAAGCGGTTTGAAGGCGCGCCTGACATTCCGTCGCTGGCGGAACAGGGTTTCCCGATCGGTCTGGAGCCCGCATGGATCGGCCTGATGGCACCGCCCAGGACGCCGCCGGAGATCCTGCGCGAAGTGAACCTGATCGTCGGCGAGATCGTGCGCGACCCCGAGGCGAAGAAACGCCTGACGACGCTGGGCCTCGCGCCCTACACCGCGACGATGGAAGAGTTCGCCGCTCACGTCAATGCGGAGTATGACCGTTGGGGCAAGGTGGTGCGGGCAGCGGAAGTCAAGGCGGACTCGCCGAAGTGA
- a CDS encoding alpha/beta fold hydrolase, whose protein sequence is MLMRFANVDGVPTRYMEAGPADAPVLLLVHGLTLTCDIWMEIADRLGADYRVLAPDMLGHGFTRPSVPAEEVDVGAKAAHLARFVEVVANVPTMDVCGASYGALVACNMYLRRPASVRRLVLHGSGSCFNDEAQLRKAVDRAHATYAGLLSASAPAGWRHHLAGSVFDGDTIPPALPHVLALTYAQPWIHAYWHATIAAMSDPVKFRPYRVLERLEDIRAQTLLVWGLDDPGAPVAAARAALTRMQKAHLATLERCGHFPMFEHPAQTAELMHAFLSNPPRDSDARIDSPL, encoded by the coding sequence ATGTTGATGCGCTTCGCGAACGTCGACGGCGTTCCGACGCGCTACATGGAAGCCGGCCCGGCGGACGCGCCCGTGCTGCTGCTGGTGCATGGCCTGACGCTGACCTGCGACATCTGGATGGAGATCGCCGATCGGCTCGGCGCGGACTACCGCGTACTCGCGCCCGACATGCTGGGCCATGGATTCACGCGACCCTCGGTGCCGGCCGAGGAAGTAGACGTTGGCGCGAAGGCTGCGCATCTCGCGCGCTTCGTCGAGGTCGTCGCGAACGTGCCGACCATGGATGTCTGCGGCGCTTCCTATGGTGCGCTCGTCGCCTGCAACATGTACCTGCGACGGCCGGCCTCCGTGCGGCGCCTGGTGTTGCACGGCAGCGGCTCCTGCTTCAACGACGAGGCGCAATTGCGGAAGGCCGTCGATCGTGCGCATGCGACCTATGCCGGTCTGCTGTCGGCGTCGGCACCAGCGGGCTGGCGCCATCACCTGGCCGGATCGGTCTTCGACGGCGACACGATCCCGCCGGCATTGCCGCACGTCCTCGCGCTGACCTATGCGCAGCCTTGGATTCACGCCTATTGGCACGCGACCATCGCCGCGATGTCGGACCCGGTGAAGTTCCGCCCGTACCGCGTGCTGGAGCGGCTCGAGGACATCCGCGCGCAGACGCTGCTGGTCTGGGGTCTGGATGACCCGGGCGCCCCGGTGGCGGCGGCGCGCGCCGCGCTCACGCGAATGCAGAAGGCACATCTTGCGACGCTGGAACGTTGTGGGCACTTCCCGATGTTCGAGCATCCCGCGCAGACCGCCGAATTGATGCACGCCTTCCTGTCGAACCCACCCCGTGACTCCGACGCGCGCATCGATTCCCCACTCTGA